From a region of the Mycosarcoma maydis chromosome 7, whole genome shotgun sequence genome:
- a CDS encoding putative E2 ubiquitin-conjugating protein codes for MTSPKRRIETDVMKLLMSDYEITLINDSMQEFYVRFHGPQETPFAGGVWKIHVELPDQYPYKSPSIGFMNKIFHPNIDELSGSVCLDVINQTWSPMFDCINIFEVFLPQLLRYPNPTDPLNGEAAALLMREPKTYEARVKDYVQRFATREAANAAGQDEDEDEEEEDEMSDVGSFSDHEPMGDMEM; via the exons ATGACTTCTCCTAAGCGACGTATCGAGACCGACGTCATGAAACT CCTCATGTCGGACTACGAGATCACGCTCATCAACGATAGCATGCAGGAGTTTTACGTCCGCTTCCATGGACCCCAAGAAA CACCGTTTGCTGGTGGAGTGTGGAAGATCCACGTCGAGCTCCCAGATCAGTATCCTTACAAATCGCCCTCAATCGGTTTCATGAACAAGATTTTCCACCCCAACATCGATGAGCTCTCCGGTTCGGTCTGTCTGGACGTCATCAATCAAACATGGTCACCCATGTTTGACTGCATTAACATTTTCGAAGTGTTCCTaccgcagctgctgcgctaCCCGAACCCAACCGATCCGTTGAACggagaggcagcagcgctgttGATGCGCGAGCCAAAGACATACGAAGCGAGGGTCAAAGATTACGTGCAGCGCTTTGCGACCAGGGAAGCTGCTAACGCTGCCGGGCAggatgaagacgaggacgaagaggaagaggacgagatgTCTGACGTGGGCAGTTTTAGCGACCATGAGCCTATGGGTGACATGGAGATGTGA
- a CDS encoding uncharacterized protein (related to LSM1 - Sm-like (Lsm) protein), which produces MDAHDIVSNIAFTTSGSLVDCVDKKMLVVLRDGKKLIGVLRSYDQFANLVLQDTVERVFVGNRYGDVARGIFLVRGENVVLMGEIDLDAEDEVPPSIAAPLPPSALPQLLAAKEAEAESKAKSEAKKADILRIAQGFCADKSGDGDMY; this is translated from the exons ATGGACGCACATGACATTGTTTCCAACATTGCCTTCACGACCTCAGGGTCGCTGGTCGATTGCGTCGACAAAAAGATGCTCGTAGTGCTGCGAGATGGAAAGAAGCTTATTGGTGTGCTCCGTTCCTATGATCAGTTTG CCAACCTCGTGTTGCAAGACACTGTAGAACGAGTCTTCGTTGGCAACCGCTACGGAGATGTTGCACGAGGCATCTTTCTCGTTCGAGGAGAAAACGTAGTTCTCATGGGCGAGATT GATCTGGATGCCGAAGACGAAGTGCCGCCTTCCATCGCAGCACCATTGCCACCATCCGCCTTGCCACAGCTTCTCGCCGCAAAGGAAGCCGAGGCGGAATCCAAGGCAAAGAGCgaagccaagaaggccgaTATCTTGCGCATAGCTCAAGGTTTCTGCGCCGATAAGAGCGGAGACGGTGACATGTACTAG
- a CDS encoding uncharacterized protein (related to Ras-like G protein RagD), which translates to MESKRLQVPVIGLRRSGKSSILNVVYNELHPDDTVFLESTTKPNFILSDSFLPIRIIDTPSRVLLGDVRLEKGIPLSSATGARVGLPPPVPARNNPTHAHNVAGGNVASGSITTSAAGIAAGVVGVAVTPEMLAWTEVSAIVFVIDSQDDYYEALSKLHTIILSAFAENQTIEFHVFVHKIDGYSNDYRQDTLSTIQGKVLDDLVDSSPSFIAQPWSYPEPLLVKEAQSKKAKDRSRSKSKDVSFSRSPAAGGNSSSGGGGYDASASEFSSFSAGGYRSDIAPEPGQINLDQEVRLHCHATSIYDTSVFVAISQLQQSLAHKVKPEEPLDADTTSSVIGAAADAGSTVNGDKPTRPEASVTPLRRKLSLAESMEQLCDSICSTCWFDSAFLFDLPTKTFIGTDSAPFDAASFDLAFDYAGFLGKFAGLYAGVQSDAATSTSHAVTPSAAASSSAFQLSTSPSSARRFLLGRISKDTTAKPAESPSANTSTRSSVTQKWASSVTRLQPDRSLCFWQLNHRLALLALIQSGVHATQTGLIDYNITFFRRAVQGLYALAQNST; encoded by the coding sequence ATGGAATCGAAAAGGTTACAAGTACCCGTCATCGGGTTGCGAAGATCCGGCAAGAGCTCCATCCTCAATGTTGTCTACAACGAGCTTCATCCGGACGACACTGTGTTCCTCGAGTCTACTACCAAGCCGAATTTCATCTTGTCGGACAGTTTCTTACCCATCCGCATCATTGATACCCCCAGTCGTGTTCTCTTGGGTGACGTTCGATTGGAAAAGGGCATCCCTCTCTCATCTGCTACTGGCGCACGTGTCGGTTTACCACCTCCCGTTCCGGCTCGAAACAATCCCACTCATGCACATAACGTTGCTGGTGGCAATGTCGCATCCGGCTCCATTACGACATCTGCGGCAGGTATAGCAGCAGGAGTAGTGGGTGTGGCTGTTACACCGGAGATGCTAGCGTGGACCGAAGTCTCGGCTATCGTCTTTGTGATAGATTCTCAGGACGACTATTACGAAGCTCTATCCAAATTgcacaccatcatcttATCCGCTTTTGCCGAAAACCAAACGATCGAGTTCCATGTCTTTGTGCACAAGATCGACGGCTATTCGAACGATTATCGTCAAGACACGCTTTCCACAATCCAGGGCAAAGTTCTCGACGATCTGGTAGATAGCAGCCCGAGCTTCATCGCTCAACCGTGGTCTTATCCTGAACCTCTCCTCGTGaaggaagcgcaaagcaAGAAGGCGAAAGACAGGAGTCGGAGTAAGAGCAAAGATGTCAGCTTTTCAAGGTCGCCAGCTGCGGGTGGGAACAGTAGCTCCGGTGGTGGCGGGTACGATGCCAGTGCTTCTGAATTTTCCAGCTTCTCAGCCGGAGGATATCGGTCAGATATAGCACCTGAACCGGGGCAGATCAATCTGGACCAGGAGGTGAGGCTGCACTGTCACGCGACGTCAATTTACGACACTAGCGTCTTTGTGGCTATCAGCCAATTGCAACAGAGTCTGGCGCACAAAGTGAAACCTGAAGAACCGCTGGATGCGGATACCACTTCCTCGGTTattggtgctgctgcagatgcaggaTCGACGGTGAATGGAGATAAACCGACTCGACCAGAAGCATCTGTAACACCGCTTCGACGCAAGCTCTCGCTGGCCGAGTCGATGGAGCAGTTGTGCGATTCGATCTGCTCCACGTGTTGGTTTGATAGTGCCTTCTTGTTCGATCTACCGACGAAGACGTTCATTGGAACGGACTCGGCACCTTTTGATGCGGCTTCATTTGATCTGGCGTTTGACTACGCTGGATTTTTGGGCAAGTTCGCTGGGCTGTATGCAGGTGTTCAATCCGATGCTGCCACTTCTACATCGCATGCGGTGACGCCTTCGGCGGCAGCCTCCAGTTCAGCATTTCAACTCTCCACCTCACCCTCTTCTGCTCGCCGATTCCTGCTTGGGAGGATATCGAAAGACACAACGGCCAAACCTGCCGAAAGTCCAAGCGCCAACACATCGACAAGATCATCAGTCACTCAAAAATGGGCAAGCTCCGTTACGCGTCTCCAGCCAGACCGTTCGTTATGCTTCTGGCAATTGAATCACAGGCTCGCGCTGCTAGCGCTGATCCAGTCGGGTGTACATGCTACACAGACTGGGCTGATCGATTACAACATTACGTTTTTCAGGAGGGCTGTTCAGGGACTGTATGCTTTGGCACAGAACAGCACTTGA
- a CDS encoding uncharacterized protein (related to RPC37 - RNA polymerase III subunit C37): MEEADQLFRGSGNDLSIEEPMDPHNVTTPTATSSLPTSSTTHLPPDSELVASLPVYLSKSLLGDSSLHVFQYPIYPRDRPLPVPYSAAARGLKVSSRWRPRANRVEVELPLDVREEVYNADRGIEFGAGAEVLAQKQARADAAHGGSTTSQAAVSSSKSRIKQEQDHEAQANRGPKKLEKIKLESTQVPNATEYMVGVIRDQALHLTRLESIVQLRPSMNYLDALDEAREAEKRRDRAAMAGEFDSDEEDEDELIEMEAPGEGSSRSKSAKKDAKKPTAQTLSVALRTDPNAKKGGGMGIGGGGSSEARDMLMAAQREADAERWIDLEWRDEGSHEAQQVFDTQLFASSKTALTCHTKPRDYLLHALP; the protein is encoded by the coding sequence ATGGAGGAGGCGGATCAACTTTTCCGCGGCTCTGGAAACGATCTCTCGATAGAAGAGCCGATGGATCCTCACAATGTCACCACTCCGACCGCGACATCGAGTCTTCCGACGTCATCTACCACGCATCTACCCCCGGACTCGGAGCTCGTCGCATCTCTACCAGTTTACTTGAGCAAATCACTGCTCGGCGACTCGTCACTCCACGTCTTCCAATATCCTATCTATCCACGAGACAGGCCACTACCTGTTCCTTActcagcagctgcacgagGCCTCAAAGTGTCGAGCCGATGGCGACCACGCGCTAATCGTGTGGAGGTTGAACTGCCGCTGGATGTTCGAGAGGAAGTCTACAATGCGGATCGAGGTATCGAGTTTGGAGCGGGAGCCGAAGTGTTGGCTCAAAAACAGGCACGAGCAGATGCTGCGCATGGAGGCTCCAcaacaagccaagctgccgTATCCAGCAGCAAAAGTCGTATCAAACAAGAGCAGGATCATGAAGCACAGGCGAATCGAGGAcccaagaagctcgagaaaATCAAGCTGGAGAGCACTCAAGTTCCGAATGCCACTGAATACATGGTGGGCGTCATTCGAGATCAGGCACTCCATCTCACCCGTCTCGAATCCATCGTCCAACTGCGACCTTCGATGAACTacctcgatgcgctcgacgaggcgcgCGAGGCAGAaaagcgtcgagatcgcgCTGCCATGGCGGGCGAATTTGACTCGGAtgaagaggacgaagacgaactgatcgagatggaagcaCCAGGCGAAGGgtcatctcgctcgaaaTCGGCCAAAAAGGATGCCAAGAAACCTACGGCGCAAACGCTTAGCGTTGCTCTTCGAACCGACCCGAACGCTAAAAAGGGTGGAGGAATGGGGATCGGCGGTGGAGGCTCGAGTGAAGCACGCGACATGCTCATGGCAGCACAGCGAGAAGCAGATGCCGAACGCTGGATCGATCTAGAATGGAGGGACGAAGGCTCTCATGAGGCGCAACAGGTATTTGATACACAGCTGTTTGCTAGTAGCAAAACTGCTTTGACTTGTCATACCAAGCCCCGAGATTATCTCTTACATGCCCTTCCCTGA
- a CDS encoding putative nucleoside diphosphate kinase, translated as MFARSAIPTLRAASVRAFSTQTASTGTASARRYMGAAALAAGGALTYSAFAAPTVHLEGPKTIAGELGTSTERSYVMIKPDGVSRQIVGEIISRFEKRGYQLVALKTVIPSAELAKEHYIDLAKKPFYGGLVKYITSGTPVVAMVWQGKDVIRQGRRLVGATNPLDAAPGSIRGDFCVSVGRNIIHASDSHESATKEIGLWFHEKELATEYKPIAWDMIMADN; from the coding sequence ATGTTTGCTCGTTCTGCTATCCCTACTCTCCGTGCCGCCTCGGTGCGTGCCTTCTCGACTCAGACTGCCAGCACTGGCACTGCCTCTGCTCGTCGCTACATGGGTGCTGCCGCGCTCGCCGCCGGTGGTGCTCTCACTTACTCGGCTTTCGCCGCGCCCACTGTCCACCTCGAGGGCCCAAAGACCATCGCTGGTGAACTCGGTACTTCTACCGAGCGATCCTACGTCATGATCAAGCCTGACGGTGTCTCTCGCCAGATCGTCGGAGAGATCATCTCTCGCTTTGAGAAGAGGGGATATCAGCTGGTGGCGCTCAAGACCGTCATTCCCTCCGCggagctcgccaaggagCACTACATTGACTTGGCCAAGAAGCCATTCTACGGTGGTCTCGTCAAGTACATCACCAGCGGAACGCCCGTCGTCGCCATGGTTTGGCAGGGCAAGGACGTGATCCGCCAGGGTCGTCGCCTCGTCGGTGCTACCAACCCGCTCGATGCCGCTCCCGGTTCCATCCGTGGTGACTTCTGCGTCTCGGTAGGCCGCAACATCATCCACGCTTCTGACTCGCACGAATCAGCCACCAAGGAGATCGGCCTGTGGTTCCACGAGAAGGAGCTCGCTACCGAGTACAAGCCCATCGCTTGGGACATGATCATGGCTGACAACTAA
- a CDS encoding uncharacterized protein (related to PEX29 - peroxisomal integral membrane peroxin), whose translation MDDVSASPTSGKTRASLFSNSLFPSSSPSPSRRRLSSSSSNLGTPSSEMSSSRSGLFQQTSMALQSFAIESVIAASAAPPRLPIAQNKEPLSLPTTTKNFRGFVQKSGPMFWFQDGVEATLLWQDKSWTLMWMAIWAVVSIYPWLLLLAPSTILSVILIMTHRARYQDTMTPSIRMEVPNLPASKSPKSTASTAAASPAEVLSYSTTFPTSTGEGIVQPPLTPNPPHEGTLKYYENLRDIQNMMKMIIDGYDLLVPTVPYLNWSSYSRSLHILQLSLLTTVLMFFIAPYIPYRAVMLIAGEGAFILNHPWTKPALEGLAKRIDTSREGRKLIKIAKEGGHRVREWIEQDRLDDYVWERGWRNVEMFENERFVGSKRAASSSGVVGGWSAHNLRMGERLPWTKGPDGWSSEEVEVLPGHQIDISRQVAMKLEPGWEWIPGDEWRIDWGGSWSAVGTDDQGYVYTDASWQKPASYAYGHGGGVPDYPPSIFDVQQQQADGEDEETLLDHQDEESDVRSTLPPLSAGVVDHDPKMKAETRRRRWLRRAVRSAA comes from the exons ATGGACGACGTTTCGGCCTCCCCGACGTCCGGCAAGACCCGAGCGTCGCTATTTAGCAACTCGCTCTTCCCGTCCTCTTCTCCGTCCCCATCTAGGCGACGACtttcctcctcatcctcaaATCTTGGTACACCATCCTCCGAGATGTCGTCCTCGCGATCAGGGCTGTTCCAGCAGACATCTATGGCATTGCAGTCGTTTGCCATCGAGTCGGTGATTGCCGCTTCTGCGGCACCTCCTCGACTGCCCATAGCGCAGAATAAGGAACCACTCTCTTTACCGACAACGACGAAAAACTTTCGAGGTTTTGTACAGAAATCCGGTCCTATGTTCTGGTTTCAAGACGGTGTCGAAGCAACACTGCTATGGCAGGACAAGAGTTGGACGCTCATGTGGATGGCTATCTGGGCAGTAGTATCGATCTATCCTTGGCTCCTACTGTTGGCCCCCAGTACAATTCTATCGGTGATTCTGATCATGACGCATCGCGCCAGATATCAAGACACAATGACGCCGAGCATCCGTATGGAAGTACCCAATTTGCCCGCTTCTAAATCTCCCAAGTCCACCGCCTCCACAGCGGCCGCATCGCCCGCCGAGGTGCTATCCTATTCTACCACCTTCCCCACCAGCACGGGCGAAGGTATTGTCCAGCCACCACTCACTCCCAATCCACCACACGAGGGAACGCTCAAATACTATGAGAATCTGCGCGACATCCAAAACATGATGAAGATGATCATCGACGGATACGATTTGCTGGTCCCCACCGTGCCCTATCTCAACTGGTCTAGCTACAGTCGAAGTTTGCACATCCTCCAGCTGAGTCTACTGACTACGGTGCTCATGTTCTTCATTGCTCCCTACATCCCATATCGTGCAGTGATGTTGATTGCGGGCGAAGGAGCGTTTATCCTCAATCATCCGTGGACAAAACCCGCATTGGAAGGTTTGGCGAAGCGTATCGATACGAGCAGAGAGGGTCGCAAGTTGATCAAGATTGCCAAGGAAGGTGGACACAGAGTAAGGGAGTGGATCGAGCAGGATCGATTGGACGACTATGTGTGGGAGAGGGGATGGAGGAACGTCGAGATGTTTGAAAACGAGCGATTTGTAGGGAGCAAGAGGGCGGCTAGTTCGAGCGGGGTTGTGGGCGGTTGGAGTGCACATAACTTGAGAATGGGAGAGAGATTGCCTTGGACAAAGGGCCCAGATGGTTGGAGCAGTGAGGAAGTCGAAGTTCTGCCCGGTCATCAGATCGACATCAG CAGGCAAGTTGCGATGAAACTCGAACCGGGCTGGGAGTGGATTCCCGGCGACGAGTGGAGGATCGATTGGGGTGGAAGTTGGTCTGCCGTCGGAACGGATGATCAGGGGTACGTGTATACGGACGCGAGTTGGCAGAAGCCTGCAAGCTATGCTTACGGTCATGGTGGCGGTGTCCCCGATTATCCGCCTTCTATCTTTGAcgttcagcagcagcaggctgaTGGAGAAGATGAAGAGACCTTGCTGGATCATCAGGACGAAGAGTCGGATGTCAGGAGTACGTTGCCTCCGTTGAGTGCTGGAGTGGTGGACCACGATCCCAAAATGAAGGCCGAGACCAGGAGGAGAAGGTGGTTGAGAAGAGCAGTGAGGAGTGCTGCTTGA